The genome window GGGTCCGACGTCCTCCTCTGGCCAGCTGTGCTCGACCAAATGGATATGTTCTGACACTCTGACCTCGGACACGGCTTTGCTCAACAACAGCTGCAGAAACACATGTATACACGTAGTTATTTGCATTGTGATCTAGCTGAGGGAATGGAGGAATGTTTTCCGTGTATACTGCACAGTGTTACTTACAATTTATAATGCCCAAACTATTTTAATACTGGTATAAAGGATTCGTATACAGCTTCATCATATAGTACATGAACTTACATGCAGTACAGGTgggcatgtagatctatatgggCAATCAATACAACCTTTTTTAGAACACTGGGGCGAAGAGGGCACATCAGAACAGCAGTCTCCAAAGAAGAAGCACTGTGCATCACAATGACACCTCCCTCCAGGAACGTAGCACTCTGCCTGGTCACTATTAGTGCAAACACAGCAACCAGGAGAGAGATTTGCATCACTACACGTCACGCCAGCTGTGGTAGCACAGGTGCAACCTAGTTGATTGTCGGTGGTGGTTGGAGTGGTTGGAGAGGCAGTGGTGGTTGGAGAGACAGCTGTGGTGGTTGGAGAGGCTGTCGTGGTGGTACCTGGGTATAGTAGAAGAGATTcgaatcattataattatgcacatgcaatgtTTCCCTGAGGCAATAAATATGTctccatgcatacatacataccgATGATGCATTGTAAactatgtgtatatagtgcatgtacatgtgcatgcatgtataccctAAGCCTTACCAGGTGCAAGACAACCAATGGCCTCAATGTCTTCGCAGCAGTCACCAAAGTCATGACAGGTGACATCGCAGTAACAGCTACCCTTGGCAATAAAACAGTTGGTGTTCCCAGAAATGCAACACCCATCTTTATACCCAGCTCCAGAACATGTTGTCACTACATTAATCAGTGTTTCTTATTGAAACTTACAACATTCAATTCAATTTGTATTTATATGGTGTTTCTATAGCTACACAGAGTCTAACCGGTTTTCTGTTGAAGACGAGCATTTTGTCGGATGGAAAGAGACTGAGCACATTGATAGAGGGTGATGGAGAGGAGAACCAGAGTGAACACTGTCCTTCTTGGCAGCTTCATAGTAGATACTGTAGCTATTTATGACTGATGTTATTAATGAGGGGGACCTGATGCATGGAAGCGTTTttatgtacatttgtatcttCTGTTATCCTCCACACCTTATCGTACTAGCTGCCATGTTTCCAAATCACCAATAAAACCATCTTTACACCATGCCACACCTTATTTTGAGGTGTTTGTTTCAAAATCATGTTGTGACAAGTGAATTAACACAGTGAAACTAATCATTATAGTAATCATTCATCATATTTGGAAaaacttccaaaaacaacACAGTACTAAATGCGTTTGTCTACACACATTACATGCAGTTATTGTTCGCCATGTTTTGCACTAGCTACTTTATAGTTTACTTCAGTTTAACTTCTTCTGAATGTGTTCAAGCTCATCAGCCATCACCTCCCAGCGATGTTTGCTTTCAACTGCTTCCTGAGACATGGACATCAATACACTGGCCAGATTCCTAGCTGCTTGGTCCTCCATTGAGGCTTGGGTTCGACGTCCTCCTCTTGCCAGCTGTGCTCGACCAAATGGATATGTTCTGACACTCTGACCTCGGACACGGCTTTGCCCAACAACAGCTGCagaaacacatgtacacgtagttATTTGCATTGTGACCTAGCTGAGGGAATGGAGGAATGTTTTCTGTGTATACTGCACAGTGTTACTTAATTGCAATTATGCCTAAACTATTTAATACTGGTAAAGGATTCGTATACAGCTTCATCATATACATGAACTTACATGCAGTACAGGTGGGCGTTGACGGCACATCGCTACAACAGTCACCAGCTGTATTGCACTCTGAGTCACAATAGCACATCCCACCAGGTACATAGCAGCCTCCTTGAGAGTCCCAAGAGCAGCAGCCTTGAGTCATACCAGCCTGATCACAAGTGGTAGCTAAAGAGACAAGTAGAATACAATCACATTAAGTATGGTTGCCATGCATAATAGAAATCATTGAACACTTACGGACACATCCAATATCCTCACAGCAGGTGGTGTCAGAATTGCTGAAGCAGCTTATATGACATGAGCAGCGTGGATTTGGATAAATCCCAAGCAATCCAGCATTTATGACAGTTGTGCATCCAGTGCCAGGGTATTTTGCCATGCAAGTAACAGCTGTACAGCAAAATAAAAAGTTTGATGGATACACAGATATTGATACCTTTACACTGCGGTGGTATCATTCCACTCCATCCACTGGATCCTTGGCACACTCTCTTTTCCAGACCAGCAAGTTGGTATCCTTGGTCACAGCTATATTTGGCTACTGTTCGAATACTCCTGCTATTCTCTGTGTACATTATCGTCCCATGGGCTAATGGTGGAAGAGCTTGACACACTCCTGCAAGGACAAAACAGTAATAGCAAAAGTACTTCTGAACATTATTCTAACTGattgtcataataataatatttatcACAAAAATGTTAAGAGCCATTTGTGatctcagtataattattacctttaCAAGTAGGAGATGACCCAGTCCAAACAGAGTCTTGACAAGTTCTCGTCGTAGAACCATTGTAGAGAGTGTGTCCAGCATTGCAGCTGTAGGTGGCTACAGTATTGACTGGTTTCTGGTGCATAGTGTTGTCGTTGTACGCTATTGCTCCATTCAGTATGGACGGAAGATCAGCACACATCCCTGTACGCAAAGTCTCTAACTCAAACACTATACtgacacacatgcagtgcatttctaattaattatacacatgcaatacaGATCTCACCAGCTGCTGGGCATCCATTCCTGATCGCATCATTGCAACAGTCTCCATAAATGTGGCAGCCTACGTCACAAAAGCAAGGACTACAAGCACAAAATGTAAACAAATATTAaagcatacatgcagtatgaAAGCTCTGTTATATTATTCACCTTGAAAGAGGATTTGTAACAGAGCAGTCATTGCCAGTTGGACAGCAACCATGTCCATGAACACTAAAACAGGTATTCTCTGCAAAGATTATCACACTGAATGTATACACATTCCATGGTATAATACTGATAAAAAGCCACAATCCTAAATTGCACAtgccacacacataccaccacaggaacacacacatgcatgaagAACCCACCTGCCTGCTGCTGTAGACGTGCTCTTTGCCTGCTGTACAGCTGTCGTACGGAGAAGGTTGACACAGCTGGTTGCTGAATGGCGATGGTGCCAACAGTCAAAGCCAGCAGTAAAGTCCCTAGCTTGTAGACTAACATCCTGATTTAAACTGCGTGGTGTAGGGATTTCCAATTTTTAACTTTTTACTCAAGGGTCACCAGTTTTATCCAAATTTTACAACGTATAGTATTTATTTATCGGTTTTGTATCACCCATAGTCTAATCACGACAAGTTATATTGACTACATTCAATGTTTTTCTTAACGCCAACTTCACAAGCAATGGGAAAACTGTCGTATTAAGTAACCCGGAAGACAGAATGAGCCCACAAACTGAAAGTAAACAGTACCTATAGTAACGTAGTCTCAAGGAGGCTACACCTAGATATAGCTGCTATAGTGCAGGTGTTGTTTTAACTGAGGAAATGGCAGTTAACTGCATATAATTACAGTTTTCAGGTACACACTTTGAATGCACGTCAGCTTCAACAATTACTGTATCAAAGATATAGGATTATGCACGCACATCTTTGGAGTACAAAAGTTATTATATAAGGGTGAGGTTAAAATGATAATAAGTCACGCAATGATAAAGCTACATGAGTCAGTAAAGCAGCTACAAATGTACCTGCACAAAAAATGTCAGTTAATATTTCTTCTTCTGCATGGCTTCAAGCTCCTTGGTGATAACCACCCAACGATCTCGTTTATCACTCTGCTCTTGAGACATGGACATCAATTTACTGGCCATATTCCTAGCTGCTTGGTCCTTCATTGAGGCTTGGGTCCGACCTCTTCCTCTGGCCAGCTGTACTCGACCATACGGTATTGTCCTGAcactctgacctctgaccctacTCTGTCGAGTAGCAGCTGTAGAACATACATGATCATAGCGAAATATTATAACAGGAAAACACCAAATTAAGCAAGGCACAGCTGATTACGCTATTCAAGGTATGTATTTACGTGCAGTGCAAGTGGGTGATTCCGGCACATCGCTACAGCAGTCATCAGGTGTTACATTATTGCACGCTGAATCACAGTAGCAATCCCCACCAGGTACATAGCAACTGATCAATTTATGTTCCACTCCCAATTCCAGATCAGTGTCCCATGAGCAGCAGCCGTTAGACATATCAACCTGACCACAAGTGGTAGCTGTACAGAGACGAGCAATACATAGTGACTGCATGCCATGCATATTTGGAGTAAGCAAATCATTCGATCAGCATGTCATGTCAAATTCAGTAATAGGCATATTATAGACATGCAATGGTACACTTACGGACACATCCAATATCTTCACAGCAGGTGTCAGTATTACTGAAGCAGCTCACATGACACGAGCAGCGTCCCGGATTCCCACTACTCCCAAGCAATGAAGCATTGATGTCAGTTGTGCACCCAGTGCCAGGGTATTTGGCCATGCAAGAAACAGCTGTACAATGCGTGAAGGGTGAAGGAAAATATGATAACATCCAaataccttcacaagttggtggTGACCCACTCCATCCTTTGAACCCTTGGCAAACTCTCTTGACCTCACGAGCATGAGTGAGACTGAATCCTTGGTGACAGCTGTATATGGCTACTGTTCGGGCTGGTTTCCTGGATGTCTTGAAGGCCTGCTCGTACGTAATAATTCCATTCTTAAGAATGCCGATTTCATCACAAAGTTCTGTGTATGATTGCATAACATACGATGATATGACTACCTATATTGTAGTGTCACTGGCAATCTAAACTCTAAGGCATTAGTACGTCACATAAATATACATCTACACAGCAACATTAATATTTTTATGCACTGCTTaatcacatgtacacacagtatatatacaggtgTAGATCGAATGAGagacacacacccacacacacgcacacacacaccacacacacacaacacacacagcagCATGTACCTCTACAAGCAGGTTCTGGGCCACTCCACATTAAGTTCTTCTGACACACCCTAACAGTGGCGTCTGCCGGTACCAGGCCGTAGTTACCATCGCAATGAATGGTAGCAATAGTGCCTATTTGCCTTGAGTTTGGGTTAGGAGTATAATCAATCCTTCCATTCGTTAATGGAATTTCGGGACagctgcctataattataagaaattGGCAttgttaaaaaaaaaactcGCTGAATGAGCAATTAAAAACACCGAGATATTATAATGTTATTCACTTCAAAGTTGATGTGATTTGTGCTGGCCTACCTTGGCCTATTATAGAGCATCCAATAGCGTTAATGTCAGCACAGcagtcaccataattatgacaggaGATGTCGCAATAACAGCTGCAGCCAGAGTTAAAGCAGGTGCTCTTAGTGATATCACAGCAGCCTTGGCTGTAGCCACGCTTCTGGCACGCAGTCAAGCAAcctgaacatgtacagtgagaATCTTAGTAGCAATACAAtaaatttacatgtacacacagtttgtGGCTATTATGTATACATCCATGCGTCCAACATCAAACTGAAAAGCTTCAAGTTACTCTACATAATATATGTTTAATGCCGTACAACTACACAAATATTTGCACGTATGTACCTTGCTGGGTGTATGCAGGACGTTGGTCACCTTGACGACGAGCACGTTTGTGAAGATGATTCTTGCTAGCTGACACCAGACTAACTAAATGAACAACTAACAGGGCAGCTAGCGTAACTTTGACAAAGGCAGTCATGTTTGTATTCAGGCAGAGATGAGAATAAACTGGAATATTCTGGGCTTGGCTTTTGAGTACAGTGCATAAGAGGAAATGGAGGGTGCTAGACTGAAAGCTATACATACACTGAATAGCTTTATAGACATAGGTCAACTATTATATAGCATGCCACTGTTCTTtatctagatctactatatAGCAAGTTTGTCAACCACAAAATTTTCCCACATCACCATGTGTACACAGCTTGAGCTGCTTGTTGTGTTACTCTATGAATGCTAACAAGATAAGTCAACGGACTATATGGTAAAGAAAAGCAATGAACCATCTCGTCTTGAATCAATCATATATTTCTAATTGATATGctttgatcataattatacatacagcaACAGGAAGAATTGTATATGATCAAGATGCATGTAACTGATCCAAtcaaggggggagggggaggcgGGGGGACAGATCATGTAAAAGCTATATAGGTCTACTCACCATGCATGGTGATCGACCTTGAATTCAGATACTGTGGTTTCCTTATATGGGAAATGCTCATACATTCAAATAGTAAAACCACATCATGCAATAATGTATACGTAAAACACACCTCTTTAATTTCTGTAGAGCACCAATTGGTGCCACCATAATCAAGGAAACAACTCTTACGCCATTATTATGCTCCACAGACTAAATAGAGTGGAATCACGTACAATGTAATGTACAAAGGAATGTTTTGCAGAGAAAGCTTAAACCATGCAATTATAAGGT of Halichondria panicea chromosome 9, odHalPani1.1, whole genome shotgun sequence contains these proteins:
- the LOC135341716 gene encoding sushi, von Willebrand factor type A, EGF and pentraxin domain-containing protein 1-like isoform X2; this encodes MLVYKLGTLLLALTVGTIAIQQPAVSTFSVRQLYSRQRARLQQQAENTCFSVHGHGCCPTGNDCSVTNPLSSPCFCDVGCHIYGDCCNDAIRNGCPAAGMCADLPSILNGAIAYNDNTMHQKPVNTVATYSCNAGHTLYNGSTTRTCQDSVWTGSSPTCKGVCQALPPLAHGTIMYTENSRSIRTVAKYSCDQGYQLAGLEKRVCQGSSGWSGMIPPQCKAVTCMAKYPGTGCTTVINAGLLGIYPNPRCSCHISCFSNSDTTCCEDIGCVPTTCDQAGMTQGCCSWDSQGGCYVPGGMCYCDSECNTAGDCCSDVPSTPTCTASVVGQSRVRGQSVRTYPFGRAQLARGGRRTQASMEDQAARNLASVLMSMSQEAVESKHRWEVMADELEHIQKKLN
- the LOC135341722 gene encoding uncharacterized protein LOC135341722, with amino-acid sequence MKLPRRTVFTLVLLSITLYQCAQSLSIRQNARLQQKTVTTCSGAGYKDGCCISGNTNCFIAKGSCYCDVTCHDFGDCCEDIEAIGCLAPGTTTTASPTTTAVSPTTTASPTTPTTTDNQLGCTCATTAGVTCSDANLSPGCCVCTNSDQAECYVPGGRCHCDAQCFFFGDCCSDVPSSPQCSKKAVVEQSRVRGQSVRTYPFGRAQLARGGRRTQATMEDLAARNLASVLMSMSQEAVESKHRWEVMADELEHIQKKLN
- the LOC135341716 gene encoding sushi, von Willebrand factor type A, EGF and pentraxin domain-containing protein 1-like isoform X1 → MLVYKLGTLLLALTVGTIAIQQPAVSTFSVRQLYSRQRARLQQQAENTCFSVHGHGCCPTGNDCSVTNPLSSPCFCDVGCHIYGDCCNDAIRNGCPAAVFELETLRTGMCADLPSILNGAIAYNDNTMHQKPVNTVATYSCNAGHTLYNGSTTRTCQDSVWTGSSPTCKGVCQALPPLAHGTIMYTENSRSIRTVAKYSCDQGYQLAGLEKRVCQGSSGWSGMIPPQCKAVTCMAKYPGTGCTTVINAGLLGIYPNPRCSCHISCFSNSDTTCCEDIGCVPTTCDQAGMTQGCCSWDSQGGCYVPGGMCYCDSECNTAGDCCSDVPSTPTCTASVVGQSRVRGQSVRTYPFGRAQLARGGRRTQASMEDQAARNLASVLMSMSQEAVESKHRWEVMADELEHIQKKLN
- the LOC135341714 gene encoding sushi, von Willebrand factor type A, EGF and pentraxin domain-containing protein 1-like, translated to MYSFQSSTLHFLLCTVLKSQAQNIPVYSHLCLNTNMTAFVKVTLAALLVVHLVSLVSASKNHLHKRARRQGDQRPAYTQQGCLTACQKRGYSQGCCDITKSTCFNSGCSCYCDISCHNYGDCCADINAIGCSIIGQGSCPEIPLTNGRIDYTPNPNSRQIGTIATIHCDGNYGLVPADATVRVCQKNLMWSGPEPACRELCDEIGILKNGIITYEQAFKTSRKPARTVAIYSCHQGFSLTHAREVKRVCQGFKGWSGSPPTCEAVSCMAKYPGTGCTTDINASLLGSSGNPGRCSCHVSCFSNTDTCCEDIGCVPTTCGQVDMSNGCCSWDTDLELGVEHKLISCYVPGGDCYCDSACNNVTPDDCCSDVPESPTCTAPATRQSRVRGQSVRTIPYGRVQLARGRGRTQASMKDQAARNMASKLMSMSQEQSDKRDRWVVITKELEAMQKKKY